In the Caballeronia sp. NK8 genome, GAAGGCGGGTGGCGACACCTCGGCGACGTACCATCAGGTCAGCCTGGGCGCGGACTACTCGCTGTCGAAGCGCACGGACTTCTACGCTGTTGCGGCTTACCAGCACGCAAGCGGCGACCAGCGTAACGGCGACGGCACGACCAGCTCGGCGCAAGCGTCGATCGGCTCGTATGGCTACGAAAGCGGCCGCAGCCACCAGGAACTGGTCATCGTGGGCGTGCGTCACAAGTTCTAAGAACAACCGACTGGCGTGGCACGCGAGTGCCGCGTCGGCAGGACCGCAGTACCCTCGAACAGCCATCGGTTTTGCCGGTGGCTGTTTTTTTATGCGCGCGCGTCGCGTGGCAAAGCGCAACAAAGCGTCAAAATCAACCGCGCGCGTGCAACGCGTCCGGACGACGGCAGCAGAATGGCCCGGATATCGAAATCCAGGAGATTCGCACGATGCCGCTACGCCCGATCCTTCATCGCTTCATCGTCTTCGCCGTGTGCATCGTGAGCGCCGCGTGCGCAACGGTCGATTCACCCGCCCTGCCGATGATCGTCGCGCATCGCGGCGGCGCGGCCGACTATCCCGAGAACACGCTGATCGCCATCGAGGGCGCGCTGCACAATCGCGCTGATGCGATCTGGCTCACCGTGCAACTCACCCGCGATGGCGTGCCGGTGCTGTATCGTCCGGCCGATCTTTCGGTGAACACCGACGGCCGCGGCGCGGTCGCGGACTTCGACCTGACCGCACTCCAGCGGCTGAATGCGGGATGGAACTTCGCGCCACACGACGCGAGCGGCGCGGCGCGTCAGCCGTATCGCGACCATCCGGTGCGGATTCCGACGCTCGCCGCGGCGTTGCGCGCGATTCCGCCCGCCGTGCCCGTGATGCTCGACATGAAAGCGCTACCCGCCGCGCCGCAGGCGGCAGCCGTCGCGCGCGTGCTGAACGAGGAAAACGCGTGGCCGCGCGTGCTGATCTATTCGACCGATGCTGCGTATCAGAACGCCTTCGCAGCGTATCCGCAGGCGCGCGTCTTCGAATCTCGCGATGCCACGCGCGCAAGGCTCGCCGCCGTCGCGCTCGCGAGGACGTGCGAGGCGCCGCCGCCGTCCGGAACATGGACCGCGTTCGAATATGCGAGAAAGATGGAGCTGGTCGAAACGTTCACGCTCGGCGAAGCGCGCTCGGCGGTCACGGCGAAGCTGTGGACGCCCGAAGCGATCAAGTGCTTCCGCACCAGCGGGAACACGCCGATCGTTGCGATCGGCGTCGAGAACGCCGACGATTACCGCGCCGCCGCCTGCCTGGGCGTGACCGCCGTGCTTGCCGATTCGCCGCGAAACATGCGCGCGATCAGGGCGAACATGGCGCTGCCTCTGCAATGCCCGTCCGACATGCGCTGACGGCTCACCGCTGCGGCGCGTTACCCGTGGGGCTGGTGTCCTCCGCGAGCGTCTGCGCGGGCGCATCCGAGCCGCATGGCAAATCGCCGATGACGAGCCGCGGCACCGTGCTGCGCGTCTCGCGCGGGCGCAGCGGAACGTTGTCGAGTTCGGTCCACGACGGATTCGGAATCTCGCCGAAAAGCTGCCGCAGACGCTCGCCCCAGGTCTTGTTGATCATCTGGTAGTAGGCGCTGTTGTTGTCGAGCGTGGCGAAGCGCGTCACGCGCAGCGAGTCCTTTTCGTAGACCAGCAGGTCGAGCGGCAAACCGACCGAGAGATTCGAGCGCAGCGTCGAATCCATCGAAATGAGCGCGCATTTGGCGGCTTCGTCGAGCGGCGATGCGGGCGTGATCACGCGGTCGATGATCGGCTTGCCGTACTTCGATTCGCCGATCTGAAAATACGGCGACACGCGCGTCGATTCGATGAAATTGCCCGCCGCGTAGATCATGAACAGGCGCGGCGGCTGGCCGCAGATCTGTCCGCCGAGAATGAAGCTGCAATTGAAGTCGACGCTGAATTCCGCGAGCGACAGCGCGTCGCGCCGATGCACCTCGCGCACCGCGTCGCCGACGATGCGCGCGGCTTCCGCCATGGTCGGCACGCTGTAGAGCGTGGGCGCGCCGGGGTCGGACGGCTCCCCGAGCAGATGGGTCACCGCCTGCGTCAGGGCGAGGTTGCCCGCCGCGAGCAGAACGATCACGCGCTCTCCCGGCTGTTCGAAAACAACCATCTTGCGCGCGGCGCTCACGTGGTCCACGCCGGCGTTGGTGCGCGTGTCGGACAGGAACACGAGCCCCTCGTCCACGCACATGCCCACGCAATAAGTCATGTCAATCCGTCCTGAAACAAGCAAACCGCTATTGTACTGAGCGCGACTGCGGGTCGCATCCACCCGCTCATTGATTCGCTCATTGGTCCGCTCGTGCTTCGATATCGATGTGCACCGCGAGCGTTTCCTCCTTGCCGCCCACGCGCGCGCCGCGCACCGGTGCAGCGGCTTCGTGATCCCGCGCGACCGCGAGCCGGCAATGGCGCTCGCCCGCGAACGCGGCCTGGGTCGCATCCACCGATACCCAGCCGTGCTCGACCCAGACATCGACCCATGCATGCGTCGTCGGGGCGGCGCTCGGGCCTGCATCGACATAACCGCTCACGCAGCGCGCCGGCACGCCGCGCACACGGCAGCACGCGAGCATCAGATGGGCGAAATCGCGCGCGTCGCCGAAGCCGCTCGCAAGCGCCTGCGCGGCCGTGCCCGCGGCATACGCCGGTTCGTGGCGATACTGCACGCCAGCCGCGATACGCTCGGCCAGCGCCACGAGCGACGCCGACGTATCGAGCGACGGCACGCGATGCGCAAGCTCGCGCACCGCCGCATCCGGTGAAGTCAGCGGCGTCGCGCAGGTGAAATGTTCGAGCGGAATCGGACCGGCTTCATCGAAGAGGCGGCCATCGGCAAGCGCTTCGGTTTCGACTTCGCCCGCCATGCTCACGTGCATTTCGCTGTGCGGCTTCATCAGCACCAGCGTGTGCAGCACGTTGCCGTAGGCATCGCGCGCGGTGTCGAGCTTGCCCGGCGCTTCGACGTGCCAGTGCCGCACGAGCTGCGCGGCGCCGCTCGCAGGGGTCACGCGAAACTGCTGGATCGAATACGTGACGGGCGCGGCGTAGCGGTAACGGATGTCGTGGCGTATGGTCAGCAGCATGATTCACGCAATCGGCAACATGAGGAAAGTGTGCATCACGCGCAGGCCGAGTTCATCGACCCGCTTCAGAAACTGCGTGAGCCACGCGTGCACGCCAGTCTCCAGAATCTGGCGGATGTCGGCGTAGAGCACGTCCGCGCGCAGCTTGCCCGCGAAGCGCTCGCAGTCCTTCGACGCATCCGTGCGCAGCTTCGCGAGCGTCTCGCAGACGCCATCGAGCGACGCCAGCAGCGAGCGCGGCATCTGCTCGTTGAGGATCAGCAGTTCGACGACACGCGCGGGCGTCACGACATCGCGATACACCTTGCGATAGATCTCCAGCGCCGATACGGAACTGAGTATCGACGTCCAGTAGTAGAAATCTTCGAGCTGGCGCGCCGCCTCGCGCGAGTTCGGCGTGGCGTCGGCGAATCGCACATCGAGAATGCGCGCGGTGTTGTCCGCGCGTTCGAGATAAGCGCCGAGCTGCATGAAGAAGAACGCATCGTCGCGCAGCGCGGTGCCCTGCATCACGCCGCGGCACAGGTTCGAGCGGTACTTGACCCATTCGAAGAGCGCGTCCGGACTCATGACGAGCTCGAGCTTCGCGAGCCGCTGATTGAATTCGAGCCACGTGAAGTTGATGGTTTCCCAGCCTTCGGTCGTGAGCGTGCCGCGCACCGCGCGCGCGTTCTCGCGGGTCGCCTGCAGGCACGAGAGAATGCTCGACGGATTGCGCGCGTCGGCGGCCATGAAATGCAGCATGTCTTCGCGCTCGTACGATCCAGGATAGCGCTCGTCGAACATGTCCTCCAGTTCGGAGATCTTCAGCACCGAGCGCTGCGCGCGCGCCGCCTGTTCGGGCGTTTGCGGCAGCAGCGCGCCTTCGAGATTGATGTCGAGCATGCGCGCGGTGTTCTCCGCGCGCTCCATGTAGCGCGCCATCCAGAACAGGTGATCGGCGGTGCGGCTCAGCATGTCATTCGACCATCCACGTGTCTTTGGTCCCGCCGCCCTGCGACGAGTTGACGACGAGCGAGCCTTCACGCAACGCCACGCGCGTGAGGCCGCCCGCGCACATCGACACTTCGCGGCCCGAAAGCACGAACGGCCGCAAGTCGATATGACGCGGCGCGATGCCCGCCTCAACGAAAGTCGGGCAGGCGGACAGCGCGAGCGTCGGCTGCGCGATATAGCCTTCGGGCCGCGCGATGAGCCGGGCGCGAAACACTTCAATCTCGTCGCGGGTCGATGCCGGCCCGACGAGCATGCCGTAACCGCCCGCGCCATGCACTTCCTTCACGACGAGTTCCGCCAGATGCGCGAGCGTGTACGCGAGATCGTCGGCCTTGCGGCATTGATACGTCGGCACGTTGTTGAGGATCGGCTTCTCGCCGAGGTAGAACTCGATCATGTCGGGCACGAACGGATAGATGGATTTGTCGTCGGCGATGCCGGTGCCCATCGCGTTCGCGAGCGTCACGCGCCCCGCGCGATACGAGGTCAGCAGACCCGGAATGCCGAGCGCCGAATCCGCGCGAAACGCGAGCGGATCGAGAAAATCATCATCGACGCGGCGATAGATCACGTCGACGCGGCGCGGCCCGTGCGTCGTACGCATGAAAACGTAATTGTCGTCGACGAAGAGATCCTTGCCCTCGACGAGTTCCACGCCCATCTGCTGCGCGAGAAAGGTGTGCTCGAAATAGGCGGAGTTGTACATGCCGGGCGTCAGCACGACGACGGCAGGATCGTCGACGCCCTCGGGCGCGATCGAGCGCAAGGTCTCCAGCAGCAGGTCGGGATAATGCGCGACCGGCGCGACGCGGTTCTGCACGAAGAGTTCGGGAAAGAGCCGCATCATCATCTTGCGGTTTTCCAGCATGTACGACACGCCCGAGGGCACGCGCAGATTGTCTTCGAGCACGTAGAATTCGCCCGCTTCGCCCGCGCGCACTACGTCGACGCCGGCGATGTGCGCGTACACGTCGAGCGGCACGTCCACGCCCTGCATCTCCGGCCGATACTGCGCGTTCGTATAGACCTGCTCGGCGGGAAGGCGTCCGGCGAGCACGATATCGCCGTCGTGATAGATGTCGTGAAGAAACAGATTGAGCGCCTGCACGCGCTGCCGCAAGCCGGCTTCGAGCACGCGCCATTCGTCGCCGGGAATGATGCGCGGAATCATGTCGAATGGAATGAGCCGCTCGGTGCCGGACAGGTCGCCATTCACCGCGAAGGTGATGCCCACGCGCCGGAACAGCACGTCCGCCTCGGCCCGCTTGCGCGCGATCGTCTCGGGGCTCTGCATCGAGAGCCAGCGGGAGAACCGCGCGTAGTGGCTGCGCACGGTGTCGTCCTGACGCATTTCATCGTAGATCTGCATCATTGCGTCCTTCGTTTTTCGGCGCGTTTCGTTGCAGTATCGGACGAAAAACGCGTGACGTGTGCCACTTTTTTAACGCGCGTTCATGGTGCACGGCGGTTTCGCGCTAGACTTTCCCTTCATCGTCCTACGTTTGAACATGTCCGACGCCTTCGAAGACGAAGCCGATTCGCTCGCCGACGCCCTCCTCGCAGGACTCGCGCGCCCGATCGTGTTCGTCGATCTGGAAACCACGGGTTCGAACGCCACCGAAGACCGCATCACCGAGATCGGCGTCGTGGAAGCGAGCACGGCGGGCATCGAGCGCTGGAGTGTGCTCGTCGATCCGGGCGTGCCGGTGCCGCCGTTCATCTCGCGCCTGACCGGCATCGACGACGCGATGCTGCGCGGCCAGCCGAGCTTCGAATCGCTCGCGCCCGCGCTCGCCGAGCGGCTGCACGGCAAGCTCTTCGTCGCGCACAACGCGCGTTTCGATTACGGCTTTCTCAAGAACGCCTTCCGCCGCGCAGGCATCGCGTTTCGCGCCGATACGCTGTGCACGGTGCGGCTGTCGCGTGCGCTCTTTCCGTCGGTCGAACGGCATGGGCTCGATGCGCTCATCGCGCGGCTGAATCTCGCGCCTGAAGGACGCCATCGCGCGCTCGCCGACGCCGATCTGCTCTGGCAGTTCTGGCAGAAGATTCACGCGCTGTACCGGCAGGACCTCGTCGATGCCGCGATCAGGACGCTCGTCAGGCGCGCGAGTCTGCCCGCGGCGTTGCCCGAAGGCGCCCTCGATGCGCTGCCGTCGACGCCCGGCGTCTATCTCTTTCACGGCGACGACGACGTGCCGCTCTATGTCGGCAAGAGCATCAATCTGAAACAACGCGTCGCGGCCCATTTTTCGGGCGATCACAGGCTTCAGAAGGACTTGTCGATCTCGCAGGCCATCCGCCGCATCGAATGCCGCGAGACGGTCGGAGAACTCGGCGCGCTGCTGCTCGAAGCCAGGCTCGTGAAAGAGTTGAAGCCGACGCACAACCGCCTGCTGAAAGGCGCGTCGGGAGCCTGCGCGTGGCAGTGGCTGCCCGGCGCGAGCGCGCCGACGCTCGTGAAGGCGAATGCGCGCGATCTGTCGCGCGAGGCGCATCTCTTCGGCGTGTTCGCATCGCGCGCCAAGGCGCATGCGTTCATGCGCCATGTCGCCGATGAGCACACGCTCTGTCACGCGACGCTCGGGCTGGAAAAGGCGCCGCTGTCGCGCAGTCGCGGCTGCTTCGGCTATCAGGTGAAACGCTGCCTCGGATCGTGTGCGAACGTTGAAACAGTCGCGGATCACGCGGCGCGCGCGCTCGCGGCGCTGGAGCACGCGCGTCTCGTGCGCTGGCCACATGAAGGACCGATCGCCATCCCCGAGCGCGACGAACACACGGGGCGCGAAGCGTGGCACGTGATCGATCGATGGTGCTATGTCGGCACCTGCGCGACGCGCGACGAGATCGCGCGGCTGCTCGCCGATGCCCCCGATCTGCGCCCTTTCGATACCGACGTGTACGGCCTGCTTGCGAAGCGCATCGCGTCGGGACAACTCGCGTGGATCGCCTGCGATGCGCGGCCCGCGTTCCATCTCGTCGTACAAGAGGCGCCCGCGCGCGCAGCCGCCATCACGCCGCAGACGAAACGCGCCGCGAAGCGCCGCGCGATCGTCGCCGATCAGTTCGCACTGATGTTCTGAACGCGCCTCAGGCGATGCCGCCGTTCGCGCGCAACACCTGCCCGTTGACCCAGCCCGCATCCGGGCCGACGAGAAACGCGACGACCGCCGCGATATCGTCCGGCTGACCGAGCCGTTCGAGCGGCGGCATCTTCGAGAACGCCGCGATCTGCTCGTCGGTCTTGCCGTCGAGGAACAGCGAGGTCGCCACCGGTCCCGGCGCCACCGCGTTCACCGTGATGCCGCGCCCGCGCAACTCCTTCGCGAACACATGCGTAAACGATTCGACCGCCGCCTTGGTTGCGTTGTAGATCGCGTAGCCGGGCATGTTCAGCGCGAGCGTCGTGCTCGAAAAATTGACGATGCGCCCGCCGCCGTTCATGCGCGCCGCCGCCTCGCGCAGCGTATTGAAGGTGCCGCGCACGTTGATATCGAAGGTCTGATCGTAGAGCGCGTCGCTCGTGTCGGCGAGCGGCACGGTCTTCAATACGCCCGCGTTGTTGACGAGCGCATCGACCTTGCCGAGTTCCGCTTCGACCGTGCCGAACATGCGGCGCACGTCGTCCGCGCTGGCGACATCCGCTTTCACGGCGATCGCCGCGCTGCCCGCTTCACGCAATTCGGCGACGAGCGCCTCCGCTTCCTTCGCGCTCGCCGCGTAGTTCACCGCGACCGCGAAGCCGTCGCGCGCGAGCCGCCGCGCGATCTCGGCGCCGATGCCGCGCGATGCGCCCGTGACGATGGCCACGCGTTCCGTTTTGATCTGACTCATGATGTGCTCCTCAAAGATGGGCTGTTCAATGAGCAGCATGATGGATCATTCCGTTTCCGCGATCATCGTGCGTGGCTTAGTATCATCGTTCCAGTTGCTTCAACAATTCGACGCTCAAGCCTATGGATCGATTCCAGGAGATGCAGGTGTTCGTGCGTATCGCGGAGCGGCACAGCTTCACGCAGGCCGCCGACGATCTGCAGATACCGCGCGCCACCGTCACCAATCTGATGAAGCGCATGGAAGAGCGGCTCGGCACGCGCCTGCTCGAACGCACGACGCGCACAGTGCGCCTCACGCACGACGGCGAGGCGCACTACCGGCGCTGCGTGCGCCTGATCGCGGATCTGGAGGAAGCGGAAGACTCGTTCAGACATGTCGAGCCGAAGGGTCTGTTGCGCGTGAATCTGCAGGGCACGCTCGCGCGGCACTTCATCATGCCGGGACTGCCCGCGTTTCTCGAACGCTACGGGCGCATCGAACTGCATATCGGCGAGGACGACCGGCTCGTCGATCTCGTGCGCGAAGGCGTCGATTGCGTGCTGCGCGCGGGCACGTTGCAGGATTCGTCGATGATCGGCCGGCGCGTCGCGCTGCTCGAACAGGTGACGGTGGCGAGCGCCGCGTATCTCGCGCGCGAAGGCGTTCCAGATGATCTCGAAGCGCTCGCGTCGCATCGCGCGGTGAACTTCGTTTCGAGCGCGACGGGGCGCGTGCTGCCGCTCGAATTCGCCATCGATGACCGCATCGAAGCGATCGAGCTGCAGGCGGCGATATCGGTGACGGGCGTCGAGATGTATACGCAGGCCGCGCTCGCGGGACTCGGCATCGTTCAGGTGCCGCGCTATCACGTCGACGATGCGCTCGCC is a window encoding:
- a CDS encoding proteasome-type protease, with product MTYCVGMCVDEGLVFLSDTRTNAGVDHVSAARKMVVFEQPGERVIVLLAAGNLALTQAVTHLLGEPSDPGAPTLYSVPTMAEAARIVGDAVREVHRRDALSLAEFSVDFNCSFILGGQICGQPPRLFMIYAAGNFIESTRVSPYFQIGESKYGKPIIDRVITPASPLDEAAKCALISMDSTLRSNLSVGLPLDLLVYEKDSLRVTRFATLDNNSAYYQMINKTWGERLRQLFGEIPNPSWTELDNVPLRPRETRSTVPRLVIGDLPCGSDAPAQTLAEDTSPTGNAPQR
- a CDS encoding SDR family oxidoreductase; its protein translation is MSQIKTERVAIVTGASRGIGAEIARRLARDGFAVAVNYAASAKEAEALVAELREAGSAAIAVKADVASADDVRRMFGTVEAELGKVDALVNNAGVLKTVPLADTSDALYDQTFDINVRGTFNTLREAAARMNGGGRIVNFSSTTLALNMPGYAIYNATKAAVESFTHVFAKELRGRGITVNAVAPGPVATSLFLDGKTDEQIAAFSKMPPLERLGQPDDIAAVVAFLVGPDAGWVNGQVLRANGGIA
- a CDS encoding glycerophosphodiester phosphodiesterase family protein translates to MPLRPILHRFIVFAVCIVSAACATVDSPALPMIVAHRGGAADYPENTLIAIEGALHNRADAIWLTVQLTRDGVPVLYRPADLSVNTDGRGAVADFDLTALQRLNAGWNFAPHDASGAARQPYRDHPVRIPTLAAALRAIPPAVPVMLDMKALPAAPQAAAVARVLNEENAWPRVLIYSTDAAYQNAFAAYPQARVFESRDATRARLAAVALARTCEAPPPSGTWTAFEYARKMELVETFTLGEARSAVTAKLWTPEAIKCFRTSGNTPIVAIGVENADDYRAAACLGVTAVLADSPRNMRAIRANMALPLQCPSDMR
- a CDS encoding transglutaminase family protein, which codes for MLLTIRHDIRYRYAAPVTYSIQQFRVTPASGAAQLVRHWHVEAPGKLDTARDAYGNVLHTLVLMKPHSEMHVSMAGEVETEALADGRLFDEAGPIPLEHFTCATPLTSPDAAVRELAHRVPSLDTSASLVALAERIAAGVQYRHEPAYAAGTAAQALASGFGDARDFAHLMLACCRVRGVPARCVSGYVDAGPSAAPTTHAWVDVWVEHGWVSVDATQAAFAGERHCRLAVARDHEAAAPVRGARVGGKEETLAVHIDIEARADQ
- a CDS encoding circularly permuted type 2 ATP-grasp protein, coding for MQIYDEMRQDDTVRSHYARFSRWLSMQSPETIARKRAEADVLFRRVGITFAVNGDLSGTERLIPFDMIPRIIPGDEWRVLEAGLRQRVQALNLFLHDIYHDGDIVLAGRLPAEQVYTNAQYRPEMQGVDVPLDVYAHIAGVDVVRAGEAGEFYVLEDNLRVPSGVSYMLENRKMMMRLFPELFVQNRVAPVAHYPDLLLETLRSIAPEGVDDPAVVVLTPGMYNSAYFEHTFLAQQMGVELVEGKDLFVDDNYVFMRTTHGPRRVDVIYRRVDDDFLDPLAFRADSALGIPGLLTSYRAGRVTLANAMGTGIADDKSIYPFVPDMIEFYLGEKPILNNVPTYQCRKADDLAYTLAHLAELVVKEVHGAGGYGMLVGPASTRDEIEVFRARLIARPEGYIAQPTLALSACPTFVEAGIAPRHIDLRPFVLSGREVSMCAGGLTRVALREGSLVVNSSQGGGTKDTWMVE
- a CDS encoding alpha-E domain-containing protein; translated protein: MLSRTADHLFWMARYMERAENTARMLDINLEGALLPQTPEQAARAQRSVLKISELEDMFDERYPGSYEREDMLHFMAADARNPSSILSCLQATRENARAVRGTLTTEGWETINFTWLEFNQRLAKLELVMSPDALFEWVKYRSNLCRGVMQGTALRDDAFFFMQLGAYLERADNTARILDVRFADATPNSREAARQLEDFYYWTSILSSVSALEIYRKVYRDVVTPARVVELLILNEQMPRSLLASLDGVCETLAKLRTDASKDCERFAGKLRADVLYADIRQILETGVHAWLTQFLKRVDELGLRVMHTFLMLPIA
- a CDS encoding 3'-5' exonuclease family protein; translation: MSDAFEDEADSLADALLAGLARPIVFVDLETTGSNATEDRITEIGVVEASTAGIERWSVLVDPGVPVPPFISRLTGIDDAMLRGQPSFESLAPALAERLHGKLFVAHNARFDYGFLKNAFRRAGIAFRADTLCTVRLSRALFPSVERHGLDALIARLNLAPEGRHRALADADLLWQFWQKIHALYRQDLVDAAIRTLVRRASLPAALPEGALDALPSTPGVYLFHGDDDVPLYVGKSINLKQRVAAHFSGDHRLQKDLSISQAIRRIECRETVGELGALLLEARLVKELKPTHNRLLKGASGACAWQWLPGASAPTLVKANARDLSREAHLFGVFASRAKAHAFMRHVADEHTLCHATLGLEKAPLSRSRGCFGYQVKRCLGSCANVETVADHAARALAALEHARLVRWPHEGPIAIPERDEHTGREAWHVIDRWCYVGTCATRDEIARLLADAPDLRPFDTDVYGLLAKRIASGQLAWIACDARPAFHLVVQEAPARAAAITPQTKRAAKRRAIVADQFALMF
- a CDS encoding LysR family transcriptional regulator, which codes for MDRFQEMQVFVRIAERHSFTQAADDLQIPRATVTNLMKRMEERLGTRLLERTTRTVRLTHDGEAHYRRCVRLIADLEEAEDSFRHVEPKGLLRVNLQGTLARHFIMPGLPAFLERYGRIELHIGEDDRLVDLVREGVDCVLRAGTLQDSSMIGRRVALLEQVTVASAAYLAREGVPDDLEALASHRAVNFVSSATGRVLPLEFAIDDRIEAIELQAAISVTGVEMYTQAALAGLGIVQVPRYHVDDALADGRLHVVLPNLPPPPMPVSVLYPHNRQLSARVRVFADWLSEIFAQYNVRA